One Panicum virgatum strain AP13 chromosome 9K, P.virgatum_v5, whole genome shotgun sequence genomic region harbors:
- the LOC120648977 gene encoding uncharacterized protein LOC120648977, with protein MQQAGPRYERGGGSGAASGSISGGVGGSGGPQPSMFRRSQSQVPERVRDYHLGLSSAPRQQRIDTGPWTVKGRTSRELLGRAWAKACHAVGIPGRKVDDPYFKAAIVETQKQGVGIKIPSGREIDGKYLDENVKEIEKEIEKWKNEWDECGVTIMCDSWTGPMRNSVINFLVYSGGTMYFLKSINASDKIQDHQYLLKEIRAVVMKVEPHNVVQLVTDNGSNYKKACKILCHEFPTIAWQPCLAHTINLMLKDIGKWPEHDACIRSAQRICSWLYNSNSLHSMMREAIGGELVNWNVTRFGTNYMFLESMYKKKDQFMTWLVSPEFRRSRHFKSETGRYIYECITSLEWWANMEYVINDVEPLYMFLRFADTDKTPNLSEVTMEYQNMRQTYASKFSSDYPRFEKIMAVIDARMTTVMSGTYMATACALNPYVQYSLGTSQKVMAVMRNGLEKMLDTNSAAIALQEFEIFMMKQGEFSSDIARRMAIDRKTSPAAWLSHQKLDKLVFVNYNPRLRLQRATRGVDPYDYDPVSSFMDLSLYRQSSAIQDWMKQSRSNGDPAFDEDSDFTDTPLPSQMFTDIGSSHGHDEDVETWAEETIGDTHLGKRKTKIGPEMRKGKKPRTEEELGSDDTTPEPSGGEDIGDDDDDDDDDDDDSSSSEGDGNDGNESGGYRISPTIRFTGEEAFTHATQDTDHGAPTS; from the exons ATGCAGCAAGCTGGGCCACGATACGAGAGGGGTGGCGGATCTGGAGCTGCTTCTGGATCTATAAGTGGTGGTGTTGGAGGCAGTGGTGGACCACAGCCTTCGATGTTCAGAAGGAGTCAGTCACAAGTCCCCGAGAGGGTTAGGGACTACCACCTAGGTTTGAGCAGTGCTCCACGACAGCAAAGGATTGATACCGGCCCATGGACTGTCAAGGGGAGGACATCAAGAGAGCTTCTAGGGAGGGCATGGGCGAAGGCGTGCCATGCTGTCGGTATTCCCGGTCGGAAAGTCGATGACCCATACTTTAAAGCTGCGATCGTGGAGACCCAGAAACAAG GTGTTGGAATCAAAATACCATCAGGGAGGGAGATagatggaaaatatttggatgAGAATGTGAAGGAGATAGAGAAAGAGATAGAGAAGTGGAAGAACGAGTGGGATGAATGTGGAGTCACGAtcatgtgtgattcatggacgGGGCCTATGCGTAATTCGGTCATTAATTTCTTGGTGTATAGCGGTGGCACCATGTATTTCTTGAAGTCCATCAATGCGTCCGACAAAATACAGGACCATCAATACTTGTTGAAA GAGATACGAGCAGTGGTCATGAAAGTGGAGCCTCACAATGTGGTTCAGCTTGTCACGGATAATGGTTCGAACTACAAAAAAGCCTGCAAAATTCTCTGTCACGAGTTCCCTACcattgcatggcagccttgcctTGCCCATACCATCAACCTTATGCTGAAGGACATAGGGAAGTGGCCGGAGCATGATGCTTGTATTCGAAGCGCGCAACGAATTTGCAGCTGGCTCTACAACTCCAACAGTTTACACAGCATGATGAGGGAAGCCATCGGTGGAGAGTTGGTCAACTGGAATGTAACAAGATTTGGgaccaactacatgttccttGAAAGCATGTATAAGAAGAAGGACCAGTTCATGACATGGTTAGTGTCACCTGAGTTCCGACGGTCCCGCCACTTCAAAAGTGAAACTGGAAGGTACATTTACGAATGCATCACAAGTCTTGAATGGTGGGCGAATATGGAGTATGTGATCAATGATGTTGAGCCTCTGTACATGTTTTTGAGATTTGCTGACACAGACAAGACACCTAATTTGAGTGAGGTGACAATGGAGTATCAAAACATGAGGCAGACATATGCCAGCAAGTTCAGCAGTGACTACCCCCGGTTTGAAAAGATCATGGCTGTGATAGATGCAAGGATGACCACAGTGATGTCAGGCACATATATGGCCACTGCTTGTGCTCTTAACCCTTATGTGCAGTACAGTTTGGGCACATCACAGAAAGTCATGGCAGTAATGCGCAATGGCCTGGAGAAAATGTTGGATACTAATTCAGCAGCAATTGCATTGCAAGAATTTGAAATATTCATGATGAAGCAAGGTGAGTTCTCTAGTGACATTGCTAGGCGAATGGCCATTGACCGGAAAACTTCACCAGCTGCTTG GTTGAGCCACCAGAAATTGGACAAATTGGTCTTTGTGAACTACAACCCCCGCTTGCGTCTGCAACGTGCTACTAGAGGGGTCGATCCATATGACTATGATCCAGTTAGCAGTTTCATGGATCTTTCTTTGTACCGGCAGTCATCAGCAATTCAAGATTGGATGAAGCAATCAAGGTCCAATGGAGACCCAGCATTTGATGAAGACTCTGACTTCACTGACACTCCATTGCCGAGCCAGATGTTCACTGACATAGGCTCTTCTCATGGTCACGATGAAGATGTGGAGACATGGGCCGAAGAAACAATTGGGGACACACATCTGGGAAAAAGGAAGACTAAGATTGGTCCCGAAATGAGAAAAGGGAAGAAACCACGCACTGAGGAGGAGTTAGGTAGTGACGATACCACACCTGAGCCTAGTGGTGGTGAGGAcattggtgatgatgatgatgatgatgatgatgatgatgatgattccaGTAGCAGTGAAGGTGATGGCAATGATGGCAACGAAAGTGGTGGTTATCGTATATCTCCTACTATAAGGTTCACTGGGGAGGAGGCCTTCACCCATGCAACACAAGATACAGATCATGGAGCACCTACTTCATAA
- the LOC120649552 gene encoding transcription factor PHYTOCHROME INTERACTING FACTOR-LIKE 13-like isoform X3, translating into MDGNARPAANQKKPIVPDDDLVELLWHNGSVVAHPQAHQRPEPSDRPGSSGLTGEETAAWFPDTLDDAFEKDLYTQLWYSSIVDAAPHHGDTLPGPSSPPPPPPPPELAHPVTPPVGSGGVESSWAGDICSTFCGSNQVPRMPAGVNRGEDASLQSEVPHGAGAGTSSSGGSGSNYGGSGLPSDSGHVQKGKGMCRDDSDSRSERRRDRINEKMRALQELIPHCNKTDKASILDETIEYLKSLQMQVQIIGMTSGMAPMMFPGAHQFMSPMALGMNSACITAAQGLSQMPRLPYMNLPLPNHIPLNSSPAMNPINSPSIANEMQNVHLMEASNHFLHPRWRANIGTSGSGLQCRFAKGSSFWQLLKMMSR; encoded by the exons ATGGACGGCAATGCGAGGCCAGCAGCGAATCAGAAGAAGCCCATCGT CCCGGACGACGACCTCGTGGAGCTGCTGTGGCACAACGGGAGCGTCGTCGCGCATCCCCAGGCGCACCAGCGGCCGGAGCCCTCCGACCGCCCGGGCAGCAGCGGCCTCACCGGCGAGGAGACCGCCGCGTGGTTCCCGGACACCCTCGACGACGCGTTTGAGAAGGACCTGTACACGCAGCTCTGGTACAGTAGCATTGTCGACGCCGCCCCGCACCACGGGGACACGCTCCCGGGccctagctcgccgccgccgccgccgccgccgccggagctggcgCACCCGGTGACGCCGCCGGTGGGGAGTGGCGGCGTCGAATCGAGCTGGGCCGGCGACATCTGTTCGACCTTCTGCGGCAGCAACCAGGTGCCCAGGATGCCGGCAGGGGTCAACAGGGGGGAGGACGCGTCATTGCAGTCGGAGGTGCCGcacggtgccggcgccggcacaTCGTCGTCCGGCGGGTCCGGAAGCAACTATGGGGGATCCGGGCTGCCGAGTGACAGCGGCCACGTCCAGAAAGGGAAGGGGATGTGTAGAGACGACTCGGATAGTCGGAGTGAG AGAAGAAGAGACCGGATCAATGAAAAGATGCGCGCCTTGCAAGAGCTGATACCGCACTGCAACAAG ACTGACAAAGCGTCGATATTAGATGAGACAATTGAGTATCTGAAGTCCCTCCAGATGCAAGTTCAG ATCATTGGGATGACTTCTGGGATGGCACCGATGATGTTTCCTGGTGCTCACCAATTCATGTCACCAATGGCTCTAGGCATGAATTCAGCTTGCATCACTGCAGCACAAGGCCTAAGTCAGATGCCAAGACTACCATACATGAACCTTCCCCTGCCAAATCACATCCCTTTGAACTCATCTCCAGCTATGAATCCAATTAATTCACCAAGTATCGCGAACGAGATGCAAAATGTTCATCTCATGGAGGCAAGTAATCACTTCCTTCACCCCAGGTGGCGCGCAAACATCGGTACCTCAG GATCAGGACTGCAATGTCGATTTGCAAAAGGGTCTTCTTTCTGGCAATTACTGAAAATGATGAGCAGATGA
- the LOC120649552 gene encoding transcription factor PHYTOCHROME INTERACTING FACTOR-LIKE 13-like isoform X2, translating into MDGNARPAANQKKPIVPDDDLVELLWHNGSVVAHPQAHQRPEPSDRPGSSGLTGEETAAWFPDTLDDAFEKDLYTQLWYSSIVDAAPHHGDTLPGPSSPPPPPPPPELAHPVTPPVGSGGVESSWAGDICSTFCGSNQVPRMPAGVNRGEDASLQSEVPHGAGAGTSSSGGSGSNYGGSGLPSDSGHVQKGKGMCRDDSDSRSEDAECEETEETKSLRRCGTKRRTRAAEVHNLSERRRRDRINEKMRALQELIPHCNKTDKASILDETIEYLKSLQMQVQIIGMTSGMAPMMFPGAHQFMSPMALGMNSACITAAQGLSQMPRLPYMNLPLPNHIPLNSSPAMNPINSPSIANEMQNVHLMEASNHFLHPRWRANIGTSGTRNPCLWT; encoded by the exons ATGGACGGCAATGCGAGGCCAGCAGCGAATCAGAAGAAGCCCATCGT CCCGGACGACGACCTCGTGGAGCTGCTGTGGCACAACGGGAGCGTCGTCGCGCATCCCCAGGCGCACCAGCGGCCGGAGCCCTCCGACCGCCCGGGCAGCAGCGGCCTCACCGGCGAGGAGACCGCCGCGTGGTTCCCGGACACCCTCGACGACGCGTTTGAGAAGGACCTGTACACGCAGCTCTGGTACAGTAGCATTGTCGACGCCGCCCCGCACCACGGGGACACGCTCCCGGGccctagctcgccgccgccgccgccgccgccgccggagctggcgCACCCGGTGACGCCGCCGGTGGGGAGTGGCGGCGTCGAATCGAGCTGGGCCGGCGACATCTGTTCGACCTTCTGCGGCAGCAACCAGGTGCCCAGGATGCCGGCAGGGGTCAACAGGGGGGAGGACGCGTCATTGCAGTCGGAGGTGCCGcacggtgccggcgccggcacaTCGTCGTCCGGCGGGTCCGGAAGCAACTATGGGGGATCCGGGCTGCCGAGTGACAGCGGCCACGTCCAGAAAGGGAAGGGGATGTGTAGAGACGACTCGGATAGTCGGAGTGAG GATGCCGAGTGTGAGGAAACTGAGGAGACCAAATCATTGAGGCGATGCGGAACGAAGCGCAGGACTCGCGCAGCTGAAGTTCATAATCTCTCTGAGAGG AGAAGAAGAGACCGGATCAATGAAAAGATGCGCGCCTTGCAAGAGCTGATACCGCACTGCAACAAG ACTGACAAAGCGTCGATATTAGATGAGACAATTGAGTATCTGAAGTCCCTCCAGATGCAAGTTCAG ATCATTGGGATGACTTCTGGGATGGCACCGATGATGTTTCCTGGTGCTCACCAATTCATGTCACCAATGGCTCTAGGCATGAATTCAGCTTGCATCACTGCAGCACAAGGCCTAAGTCAGATGCCAAGACTACCATACATGAACCTTCCCCTGCCAAATCACATCCCTTTGAACTCATCTCCAGCTATGAATCCAATTAATTCACCAAGTATCGCGAACGAGATGCAAAATGTTCATCTCATGGAGGCAAGTAATCACTTCCTTCACCCCAGGTGGCGCGCAAACATCGGTACCTCAG GTACCAGGAACCCATGTTTATGGACCTGA
- the LOC120649555 gene encoding protein PELPK1-like, whose protein sequence is MASAARFLAVVMACALLGSNSCHAARHLADTTAAAAAPAAAVPGLPAVPTLPTVPQMPAATVPPVTLPSMPAVPAVTVPQVALPPMPAVPSVPKVALPPMPAVPFVPKVALPPIPAVPSVPKVALPPMPSIPNANIPMPSLAPPPSA, encoded by the coding sequence ATGGCGTCCGCTGCGAGGTTCCTGGCCGTGGTCATGGCGTGCGCGCTCCTGGGCAGCAATTCGTGCCACGCGGCGCGCCACCTGGCCGACACGACCGCGGCAGCCGCggctcccgctgccgccgtcccAGGCCTCCCGGCCGTGCCCACCTTGCCGACGGTGCCCCAGATGCCCGCGGCCACCGTGCCGCCGGTGACGCTGCCATCCATGCCGGCGGTTCCGGCGGTCACCGTGCCCCAGGTGGCGCTGCCGCCCATGCCCGCCGTTCCGTCCGTTCCCAAGGTGGCGCTGCCGCCCATGCCCGCCGTACCGTTCGTGCCCAAGGTGGCGCTCCCGCCGATCCCCGCCGTCCCGTCCGTGCCAAAGGTGGCGCTGCCGCCGATGCCCTCGATCCCGAACGCCAACATCCCCATGCCGTccctggcgccgcccccgtcgGCGTAG
- the LOC120649556 gene encoding protein PELPK2-like, translating to MASVSRLLAVALVVMAAALLGGGGGTCHAARLLAALPVPEVPGVPLPTLPEVPGIPTLPVPEVPMPEVPKLPVPEVPKLPVPEVPGVPGVPAVP from the coding sequence ATGGCCTCCGTCTCGCGCCTCCTCGCCGTGGCGCTCGTCGtcatggccgccgcgctcctcggcggcggcggcggcacgtgccacgccgcccgcctcctcgccgccctgcCGGTGCCCGAGGTGCCTGGCGTGCCGTTGCCGACGTTGCCCGAGGTGCCGGGCATCCCGACGCTGCCGGTGCCTGAAGTGCCGATGCCGGAAGTGCCGAAGctgccggtgcccgaagtgccCAAGctgccggtgcccgaagtgccGGGCGTGCCCGGCGTGCCCGCCGTGCCTTAG
- the LOC120649552 gene encoding transcription factor PHYTOCHROME INTERACTING FACTOR-LIKE 13-like isoform X1, with protein sequence MDGNARPAANQKKPIVPDDDLVELLWHNGSVVAHPQAHQRPEPSDRPGSSGLTGEETAAWFPDTLDDAFEKDLYTQLWYSSIVDAAPHHGDTLPGPSSPPPPPPPPELAHPVTPPVGSGGVESSWAGDICSTFCGSNQVPRMPAGVNRGEDASLQSEVPHGAGAGTSSSGGSGSNYGGSGLPSDSGHVQKGKGMCRDDSDSRSEDAECEETEETKSLRRCGTKRRTRAAEVHNLSERRRRDRINEKMRALQELIPHCNKTDKASILDETIEYLKSLQMQVQIIGMTSGMAPMMFPGAHQFMSPMALGMNSACITAAQGLSQMPRLPYMNLPLPNHIPLNSSPAMNPINSPSIANEMQNVHLMEASNHFLHPRWRANIGTSGSGLQCRFAKGSSFWQLLKMMSR encoded by the exons ATGGACGGCAATGCGAGGCCAGCAGCGAATCAGAAGAAGCCCATCGT CCCGGACGACGACCTCGTGGAGCTGCTGTGGCACAACGGGAGCGTCGTCGCGCATCCCCAGGCGCACCAGCGGCCGGAGCCCTCCGACCGCCCGGGCAGCAGCGGCCTCACCGGCGAGGAGACCGCCGCGTGGTTCCCGGACACCCTCGACGACGCGTTTGAGAAGGACCTGTACACGCAGCTCTGGTACAGTAGCATTGTCGACGCCGCCCCGCACCACGGGGACACGCTCCCGGGccctagctcgccgccgccgccgccgccgccgccggagctggcgCACCCGGTGACGCCGCCGGTGGGGAGTGGCGGCGTCGAATCGAGCTGGGCCGGCGACATCTGTTCGACCTTCTGCGGCAGCAACCAGGTGCCCAGGATGCCGGCAGGGGTCAACAGGGGGGAGGACGCGTCATTGCAGTCGGAGGTGCCGcacggtgccggcgccggcacaTCGTCGTCCGGCGGGTCCGGAAGCAACTATGGGGGATCCGGGCTGCCGAGTGACAGCGGCCACGTCCAGAAAGGGAAGGGGATGTGTAGAGACGACTCGGATAGTCGGAGTGAG GATGCCGAGTGTGAGGAAACTGAGGAGACCAAATCATTGAGGCGATGCGGAACGAAGCGCAGGACTCGCGCAGCTGAAGTTCATAATCTCTCTGAGAGG AGAAGAAGAGACCGGATCAATGAAAAGATGCGCGCCTTGCAAGAGCTGATACCGCACTGCAACAAG ACTGACAAAGCGTCGATATTAGATGAGACAATTGAGTATCTGAAGTCCCTCCAGATGCAAGTTCAG ATCATTGGGATGACTTCTGGGATGGCACCGATGATGTTTCCTGGTGCTCACCAATTCATGTCACCAATGGCTCTAGGCATGAATTCAGCTTGCATCACTGCAGCACAAGGCCTAAGTCAGATGCCAAGACTACCATACATGAACCTTCCCCTGCCAAATCACATCCCTTTGAACTCATCTCCAGCTATGAATCCAATTAATTCACCAAGTATCGCGAACGAGATGCAAAATGTTCATCTCATGGAGGCAAGTAATCACTTCCTTCACCCCAGGTGGCGCGCAAACATCGGTACCTCAG GATCAGGACTGCAATGTCGATTTGCAAAAGGGTCTTCTTTCTGGCAATTACTGAAAATGATGAGCAGATGA